One genomic window of Daphnia pulex isolate KAP4 chromosome 10, ASM2113471v1 includes the following:
- the LOC124204603 gene encoding uncharacterized protein LOC124204603 gives MKPDSAQQQLKKAKSLESFFKSTAIGENNQWKPTAEDDDNNLIEKFNPAHQVHQHSTVCAVVKENVRMRQAIRDAVLTLTQWIHQTKEQSDNVTLLVNMMKESAQSQSKLREDVEAMAIQMKMREFKWAAERLAFQEEDRQNQQMILDLQKENWKLKSFSFM, from the exons at GAAACCGGAttcagcccagcagcagttgaAAAAGGCGAAATCTTTAGAGTCGTTTTTCAAATCGACGGCCATCGGCGAGAATAACCAGTGGAAACCAACAGCAGAGGATGACGACAATAACTTAATCGAGAAATTCAATCCCGCCCATCAGGTGCACCAGCATTCAACAGTTTGCGCTGTCGTGAAGGAAAACGTTCGAATGCGCCAGGCCATTAGGGAT GCGGTGCTGACTCTGACCCAGTGGATCCATCAAACCAAAGAGCAAAGTGACAACGTTACTTTACTGGTGAACATGATGAAAGAATCTGCCCAGTCGCAGAGCAAACTGCGCGAGGATGTCGAAGCTATGGCGATCCAG ATGAAAATGCGCGAATTCAAATGGGCGGCCGAGCGACTGGCCTTCCAGGAGGAGGATCGACAAAATCAGCAGATGATCCTCGACCTGCAAAAGGAGAATTGGAAATTGAAG TCGTTCTCGTTTATGTAG